The Bacteriovorax sp. Seq25_V genome window below encodes:
- the deoC gene encoding deoxyribose-phosphate aldolase — MNQYIDHTLLKPEATREQIEKLCEEAKKYNFKSVCLNPSWVSYAKELLKDSGVLVCTVIGFPLGATSTQSKALETEVALKDGADEFDMVINIGALKENAEQANTLVQSDIRAVVDAANGKTVKVIFETCLLSNEEIQRACELSIKAGAHFVKTSTGFSTAGANLEVVKLMLDTVGSRALVKASGGVRSLEDAKIYIDMGVKRLGTSSGVAIMEGQETKGGY; from the coding sequence ATGAATCAGTATATCGATCATACCCTACTCAAACCAGAAGCAACACGTGAGCAGATAGAGAAGCTTTGTGAAGAAGCAAAGAAGTACAACTTCAAAAGTGTTTGCCTTAATCCATCATGGGTAAGTTATGCAAAAGAACTTTTAAAAGACTCTGGAGTTCTTGTATGTACTGTAATTGGTTTTCCACTAGGAGCGACGTCAACTCAATCAAAAGCACTTGAAACTGAAGTAGCACTCAAAGATGGTGCTGACGAATTTGATATGGTTATTAATATTGGTGCACTAAAAGAAAATGCGGAGCAGGCAAATACTTTGGTTCAATCTGATATCAGGGCCGTTGTCGATGCTGCAAATGGAAAGACTGTAAAAGTTATCTTTGAAACATGTCTTCTTTCAAATGAAGAAATTCAGCGTGCATGCGAACTTTCTATTAAAGCAGGTGCTCATTTTGTAAAAACTTCTACGGGATTTAGTACTGCCGGGGCGAACCTAGAAGTCGTTAAATTAATGCTTGATACAGTTGGTAGTCGTGCTCTAGTAAAAGCATCTGGCGGAGTAAGATCTCTTGAAGATGCAAAAATTTATATCGATATGGGCGTAAAACGTCTGGGAACAAGCTCAGGTGTAGCAATCATGGAAGGACAGGAGACTAAAGGAGGCTACTAA
- a CDS encoding DUF2207 domain-containing protein, whose product MILAKKLALVLFILFSFNNLAAERISDFDVSIIINADSTITVTEEIEVESEGRNIKRGIYRDLPLIRGKGNGNIVSNAFRILDLRRDGQKEDFHVKSMKNSIRIYFGRKDTFLKNGIHRYRFSYLMNRHINFLDDVGLGELFWNITGDGWKFPIEKSRVAFQLNSSNPKSLNFEVAYTGKYGTRGADFKIVSGNDIVEVETTRTLNPGEGWSVAVRFPIDQVAKLSGPSLVWQDIEVTGIVSKFFLIIAVFFALVFIWYQTGKDPTDKIVIPRFYPPEDISAAGANLIYLYGASKEAISASILSLAVKGFVTISEEGSFYLEKNESHPEVNTLPAEEKVLFETLFESTDRVKISRSSRSTLVKVKIKYDLALKSLKKDIYISNWSYGVLACFIIFFAGYEAFKGFGEEAIGVFVGLIEYAAIGYLLTSTFFKKGIKSKRHKIFVIFPVLFMGFHGGVFASICIGNSYLLIIIFLMLSLSLGIYLALMGRPTKKGYRLHREIEGFKLYLSIAEKDRLDKLNPPKMTVEIFEKYLPYALALGEEVQWSTRFDKEVTEAVRNVRTGHYSSSWYRGSGTSFSSATLIASSLGSSLTSAMASSSSSSSGSSSGGGGGGGGGGGW is encoded by the coding sequence TTGATTTTAGCTAAGAAATTAGCACTCGTTCTTTTTATATTATTTTCTTTCAATAATCTAGCGGCAGAAAGAATCTCGGATTTTGATGTCAGTATTATTATCAATGCTGATTCAACTATTACAGTGACCGAAGAAATTGAAGTCGAAAGTGAAGGAAGAAATATTAAGCGTGGGATTTATCGCGATCTTCCTTTGATTCGTGGAAAGGGTAATGGGAATATTGTTTCAAATGCCTTTCGGATTTTAGATTTACGGCGAGATGGTCAAAAAGAAGACTTCCATGTGAAGTCGATGAAAAACTCTATTCGAATCTATTTTGGGCGTAAAGATACCTTCCTCAAAAACGGTATTCATCGTTATCGTTTTAGTTATTTGATGAATCGCCATATTAATTTTCTTGATGATGTTGGTTTAGGAGAGTTATTCTGGAATATTACTGGAGATGGCTGGAAGTTTCCAATTGAGAAAAGTCGCGTTGCTTTTCAACTGAACTCCTCTAATCCGAAATCTCTTAACTTTGAAGTTGCTTACACTGGTAAGTATGGAACTCGTGGGGCGGATTTTAAAATTGTCTCTGGGAACGATATTGTTGAAGTCGAAACAACTCGTACTTTAAACCCTGGTGAAGGTTGGTCAGTTGCGGTTCGATTTCCAATTGATCAAGTGGCCAAACTCTCAGGGCCTTCACTTGTTTGGCAAGATATAGAAGTCACGGGTATTGTTAGTAAGTTCTTTCTGATTATCGCTGTATTCTTTGCGCTTGTTTTTATTTGGTACCAAACTGGAAAAGACCCTACGGATAAAATTGTCATTCCTCGCTTTTATCCGCCTGAAGATATTTCTGCGGCAGGCGCCAACTTAATTTATCTCTACGGTGCTTCCAAAGAGGCGATTTCTGCTTCAATTCTTAGTCTGGCGGTCAAGGGCTTTGTTACAATCAGCGAAGAGGGAAGCTTTTATTTAGAAAAAAATGAGAGTCATCCTGAAGTAAACACTCTTCCTGCGGAAGAAAAGGTCTTATTTGAAACTTTATTTGAAAGCACTGATCGAGTTAAAATCTCTCGCTCAAGTCGTAGCACATTAGTTAAAGTTAAGATTAAGTATGACTTGGCGTTGAAAAGTTTAAAGAAAGATATTTATATTTCTAATTGGTCTTATGGTGTATTAGCCTGCTTTATTATATTTTTCGCTGGTTATGAGGCATTTAAGGGATTTGGAGAAGAAGCAATTGGCGTTTTCGTTGGTCTGATCGAGTATGCGGCAATTGGCTATCTTCTTACAAGTACATTTTTTAAAAAAGGTATAAAGAGTAAACGTCATAAGATATTTGTTATTTTTCCAGTACTCTTTATGGGATTTCATGGTGGTGTTTTTGCAAGTATCTGTATTGGAAATTCATACTTGCTAATTATTATTTTTTTAATGTTGTCATTGTCCCTCGGTATCTACTTGGCCCTTATGGGAAGACCGACAAAGAAAGGTTATCGACTTCATCGTGAAATCGAAGGATTTAAACTTTATCTCTCAATTGCAGAAAAAGATCGTCTTGATAAATTAAACCCACCAAAAATGACAGTGGAAATTTTTGAAAAGTATTTACCTTATGCCTTGGCCCTCGGTGAGGAAGTCCAGTGGAGTACACGTTTTGATAAAGAGGTGACTGAAGCTGTTCGCAATGTTCGTACCGGACATTATTCAAGTTCTTGGTATCGCGGAAGTGGAACAAGTTTTTCTTCTGCTACTTTGATAGCATCTTCACTTGGTTCATCTTTAACAAGTGCGATGGCATCATCTTCGAGTTCTTCTAGCGGTTCATCTTCTGGTGGCGGCGGCGGAGGTGGCGGCGGTGGAGGCTGGTAG